One genomic window of Cellulophaga sp. Hel_I_12 includes the following:
- a CDS encoding DUF3820 family protein, whose protein sequence is MKDHVIKNNTQELIELAHYKMPFGKYKGRYLVDLPEPYLIWFQQQGFPEGKLGNLLRAMTEIKINGLEALIKKVQKDFPKQ, encoded by the coding sequence GTGAAAGACCATGTTATAAAAAACAATACCCAAGAATTAATTGAGCTAGCGCATTACAAAATGCCATTTGGAAAATACAAAGGGCGTTATTTAGTAGATTTACCTGAACCCTATTTAATTTGGTTTCAACAGCAAGGATTTCCTGAAGGTAAACTCGGTAACTTGCTTAGGGCCATGACAGAAATTAAAATAAATGGCCTAGAAGCTTTAATAAAAAAGGTTCAAAAAGATTTTCCTAAACAATAG